The following coding sequences are from one Haliotis asinina isolate JCU_RB_2024 chromosome 3, JCU_Hal_asi_v2, whole genome shotgun sequence window:
- the LOC137277938 gene encoding failed axon connections homolog, which produces MTPFAVKLETYLRMARISYLNVHGRQRSSKGKFPWIEYNGQEVADSSLCIEFLNKKMGVDLNRNLSAADRGIAQAMQVMVADHQILYL; this is translated from the exons ATGACGCCTTTTGCGGTGAAGCTGGAGACCTACCTCCGGATGGCCAGGATATCCTACCTG AACGTCCATGGAAGGCAACGTTCATCAAAGGGGAAATTTCCTTGGATTGAGTACAATGGACAGGAGGTAGCGGACTCATCACTGTGCATCGAGTTCCTCAACAAGAAGATGGGTGTGGACCTCAACAGGAACCTGAGTGCTGCTGACAGGGGTATAGCTCAGGCGATGCAGGTTATGGTGGCGGATCATCAGATTCTATACTTGTGA